In a genomic window of Musa acuminata AAA Group cultivar baxijiao unplaced genomic scaffold, Cavendish_Baxijiao_AAA HiC_scaffold_1104, whole genome shotgun sequence:
- the LOC135666468 gene encoding 14-3-3-like protein: protein MSPADSSREDNVYMAKLAEQAERYEEMVEFMEKVAKTVDVEELTVEERNLLSVAYKNVIGARRASWRIISSIEQKEESRGNEDHVSVIKEYRGKIETELSKICDGILKLLDSHLIPSSAAAESKVFYLKMKGDYHRYLAEFKTGAERKEAAESTLVSYKSAQDIALAELAPTHPIRLGLALNFSVFYYEIVNSPDRACSLAKQAFDEAISELDTLSEESYKDSTLIMQLLRDNLTLWTSDITEDAGEEIKEAPKRESEEGQ, encoded by the exons ATGTCTCCGGCTGATTCATCCCGTGAGGACAATGTATACATGGCCAAGCTGGCTGAGCAGGCAGAGCGCTACGAGGAGATGGTGGAGTTCATGGAGAAGGTTGCGAAGACAGTGGACGTCGAGGAGCTCACTGTAGAGGAGCGCAACCTCCTCTCTGTGGCTTACAAGAATGTCATCGGGGCTCGCCGAGCCTCGTGGCGCATCATCTCCTCGATCGAGCAGAAGGAAGAGAGCCGTGGGAATGAGGATCATGTTTCGGTGATCAAGGAGTATCGTGGCAagatcgagactgagctcagtaaGATCTGCGATGGCATCCTCAAGTTGCTCGATTCCCATCTGATTCCTTCTTCCGCTGCTGCCGAGTCCAAGGTGTTTTACCTAAAGATGAAGGGCGATTACCACAG GTACCTTGCGGAGTTTAAGACCGGAGCCGAGAGGAAGGAGGCTGCAGAGAGTACGCTGGTATCCTATAAATCTGCTCAG GATATTGCCCTGGCTGAACTTGCTCCGACTCATCCTATTAGGTTGGGGCTGGCACTAAACTTCTCTGTATTCTATTATGAAATTGTAAACTCACCTGATCGTGCTTGCAGCCTTGCAAAACAG GCTTTTGATGAGGCCATCTCGGAGTTGGACACTCTGAGCGAGGAATCTTACAAAGACAGCACATTGATCATGCAGCTTCTTCGCGACAACTTGACCTTATGGACCTCTGACATAACT GAGGATGCTGGGGAGGAGATCAAAGAGGCCCCAAAGCGCGAATCCGAGGAAGGACAGTAA
- the LOC135666465 gene encoding uncharacterized protein At1g66480-like gives MGNYLSGKKRIIKVMKVDGTTLKLKPPVNAESVLRDFPGYDLLESEEVKRVGVQARPLAPDAPLRSGKLYFLVELPRVPDQRAPRRAWSGPMHLSAKERLESLMLTRRTMSDILVTGKTTSAAVEAEEGKDGTIRLKMRLPKAEMEKLMRESKTATEAAAKIAELCMVKDGGATKMPQLRTPAVGTGRKERRARFAAMPDEIIT, from the exons atgggGAATTACTTGAGCGGGAAGAAGAGAATCATCAAGGTGATGAAGGTAGATGGCACCACCTTGAAGCTGAAGCCTCCAGTTAACGCCGAGAGCGTGCTGCGGGATTTCCCGGGCTACGACCTCCTCGAGTCGGAGGAGGTGAAGCGGGTCGGGGTGCAAGCCCGGCCGCTTGCTCCGGATGCGCCGTTGCGCTCGGGGAAGCTCTACTTTCTTGTGGAGCTGCCCCGGGTTCCGGACCAGCGAGCACCCCGGAGGGCCTGGTCGGGGCCGATGCACCTGAGCGCCAAGGAGCGGCTGGAGAGCCTCATGCTAACGCGTCGGACCATGTCGGACATCTTAGTGACAGGAAAGACGACGTCAGCGGCGGTCGAGGCAGAGGAGGGTAAGGATGGCACCATCCGCCTCAAGATGAGGCTTCCGAAGGCTGAAATGGAGAAGCTGATGCGGGAGAGCAAGACTGCCACCGAGGCGGCTGCGAAGATTGCGGAGCTATGTATGGTGAAGGATGGCGGCGCCACCAAGATGCCCCAGCTGCGGACACCGGCTGTGGGAACCGGACGGAAGGAG AGACGAGCAAGGTTTGCTGCCATGCCAGATGAGATCATTACCTAG